The Chloroflexota bacterium genome includes a region encoding these proteins:
- a CDS encoding methyltransferase domain-containing protein, protein MDFAAYYDAYWREKGDTFDRRRLALLARYVRSGERVLQVDCGPGVLAEMLIAQGARVWGTDLSRVATGRAHERGVPVCRVDLDDGPLPFPDGAFDVVVSDSQVEHRVRFEHVFDELTRVLRPGGRLVISLPNIAHWRFRLWLLRGRFPYLENSPTDWLHLRFFTLAEVRSLLAERGVVVRKVDGNASLWVPGLYPGWLRWPGIYDVYVWAARRLPSLLARDFLIIGYKEAA, encoded by the coding sequence ATGGACTTCGCCGCCTATTATGACGCGTACTGGCGGGAGAAGGGGGACACCTTCGATCGGCGGCGGCTGGCGCTGTTGGCCCGCTACGTGCGCTCCGGCGAGCGCGTGCTCCAGGTGGATTGCGGTCCGGGCGTGCTGGCGGAGATGCTGATCGCCCAGGGGGCGCGGGTCTGGGGGACCGATCTGTCCCGGGTGGCGACCGGGCGGGCCCATGAGCGAGGCGTCCCCGTGTGTCGGGTGGATCTGGACGATGGACCGTTGCCCTTTCCGGATGGCGCCTTCGATGTGGTGGTGTCCGACTCGCAGGTGGAGCATCGGGTACGATTCGAGCACGTCTTCGACGAGCTGACGCGAGTGTTGCGGCCGGGGGGGCGGCTCGTCATCTCCCTGCCCAACATCGCCCACTGGCGCTTCCGATTGTGGCTGTTGCGGGGGAGATTCCCCTATTTGGAGAATAGCCCGACCGACTGGCTGCACCTTCGCTTCTTCACCCTGGCCGAGGTGCGGTCGCTGCTGGCCGAGCGGGGGGTGGTCGTGCGTAAGGTGGACGGCAACGCCAGCCTGTGGGTGCCGGGGCTTTACCCCGGGTGGCTCCGCTGGCCGGGCATATACGATGTCTACGTGTGGGCCGCTCGACGCCTGCCCTCGCTCCTGGCCCGCGATTTCCTGATCATCGGATACAAGGAGGCCGCATGA
- a CDS encoding alpha/beta fold hydrolase, with protein MRILRSSLIHGRPRRVPGWAFFVLILALVLPVGIAAPLPSVAAPNVTGVADSTITTCMPVGPDAYTPGVNEVEQEVVLRFTGTPTEAKLIAYEFNVGAIAYNYIYVNDHFIGQPKRNDPYTNGPYCEINYPEEQRVEWKIDPSILVNGVNRIRLVNNSVDRAGWGLVRAKIQVSGPDVNGVRFEEFVAPSTYYNNWSTYKNEGTWTQIQLPPSYDGSQPVPLLVALHGLGGTRVDPILDFSAAAEARGWLLASPEMHGETNPGDQGQTVGHHVFGARASQWDVMDAIRWIKDHYNVDESRIYLVGHSLGAITAGLVAAKWPQEIAAVVADSGPTDLIKWEYEMRPVEEGGTTPNPVDLNYLRRECGLYEATNHYVIDKQTPQENPYCYVRRSLVQYAPNFRHMPLLIVHGETDTKVAPHHAQNWYNQIQRYNPDHVELWWHPGGHGDRYPNFANAYLDWLSQWTRGDMPRQVSFRRDEPGRTYWVNVSQGQHHWTSIWSALYDPADGTVLATVEDDVGASVGFDLEAVAPGGETPAGYILEDLDKNTGAFSVAPAISSGRLVTVTIDSGAHRYRIYPGESPMPYATVTLQQGADYTGTVDTFLDSWFPDANYAANQRLRVRHEGPETIRNALLRFDLAGRVPQDAWLRGAVLSLYADTGPKTNAQVPVDVHAMSRSWDVGEATWNRPQVGETWTSPGANGMPGDIASQPADTRFVQSTASGAIDRWYGWDVTDLVKTWLTTPEANYGVVVRSSPPKDEYDEKEEFAFVSADGYWVNRPKLTIVYALATPTPTPSPTPTPTPTPTPTPPASEVRGYAFEDLNQDGVRQGEEPGIAGVEITLKQGQAVVDSQVTGQDGLFAFTGVTPGTYTLVAGTPEGFRPAGDTSIGISLVSGQVLQWDFAYYRQRRIYLPALWRW; from the coding sequence ATGCGGATCCTACGATCATCGCTCATTCATGGAAGGCCCCGGCGCGTGCCGGGGTGGGCGTTCTTTGTCCTCATCCTCGCGCTCGTCCTGCCGGTGGGGATCGCGGCCCCTCTGCCCAGCGTGGCCGCGCCAAACGTCACGGGCGTGGCCGATTCCACCATCACCACCTGCATGCCGGTGGGCCCCGACGCGTATACGCCGGGCGTGAACGAGGTGGAGCAGGAGGTCGTGCTGCGGTTTACCGGCACGCCCACGGAGGCCAAGCTCATCGCGTATGAGTTCAACGTGGGCGCCATCGCCTACAACTATATCTACGTCAACGATCACTTCATCGGTCAGCCCAAACGGAATGACCCGTACACCAACGGCCCTTATTGCGAGATCAACTACCCGGAAGAGCAGCGGGTGGAGTGGAAGATCGATCCCTCCATCCTGGTGAACGGCGTGAACCGCATTCGGCTGGTGAACAACTCGGTGGACCGGGCCGGGTGGGGATTGGTGCGGGCCAAGATCCAGGTCTCGGGGCCGGATGTGAACGGGGTGCGTTTTGAGGAGTTCGTCGCCCCCAGCACCTATTACAACAACTGGAGCACCTACAAGAACGAGGGCACGTGGACGCAGATCCAGCTCCCGCCGAGCTATGACGGCAGCCAGCCGGTGCCGCTGCTGGTGGCCCTGCACGGGCTGGGAGGGACGCGCGTCGATCCTATCCTGGACTTCTCGGCCGCGGCCGAGGCGCGGGGGTGGCTGCTGGCCTCGCCGGAGATGCACGGGGAGACCAACCCCGGCGATCAGGGGCAGACGGTGGGGCACCACGTGTTCGGTGCCCGGGCCTCGCAGTGGGACGTCATGGACGCCATCCGGTGGATCAAGGATCACTACAACGTGGACGAGTCGCGGATCTACCTGGTGGGGCATTCGCTGGGGGCGATCACGGCCGGGTTGGTGGCCGCCAAATGGCCCCAGGAGATCGCCGCCGTCGTCGCCGATAGCGGGCCGACGGACCTGATCAAATGGGAGTACGAGATGCGGCCGGTGGAGGAGGGGGGGACCACGCCCAACCCGGTGGATCTCAACTACCTGCGTCGTGAGTGCGGCCTGTACGAGGCGACCAACCACTACGTCATCGATAAGCAGACCCCACAGGAGAACCCGTATTGCTACGTGCGCCGCTCGCTGGTCCAGTACGCGCCCAACTTCCGGCACATGCCGCTGCTCATCGTCCATGGGGAGACGGACACCAAGGTCGCCCCGCATCACGCCCAGAATTGGTACAATCAGATCCAGCGGTACAACCCGGACCACGTGGAGCTGTGGTGGCATCCGGGCGGGCACGGCGATCGATACCCGAATTTCGCCAACGCGTATCTGGACTGGCTATCGCAGTGGACCCGGGGGGATATGCCCCGCCAGGTCTCGTTCCGGCGGGATGAGCCCGGGCGCACGTATTGGGTGAACGTCTCCCAGGGTCAGCATCACTGGACCTCGATCTGGTCGGCGCTCTACGATCCGGCGGATGGCACCGTGCTGGCCACCGTCGAGGACGACGTGGGCGCGTCCGTGGGGTTCGATCTGGAGGCGGTCGCGCCGGGCGGGGAGACGCCCGCTGGCTACATCCTGGAGGACCTGGACAAGAACACCGGCGCCTTCTCCGTCGCCCCCGCCATCTCCTCGGGGCGTCTGGTCACGGTGACGATCGACTCGGGCGCGCACCGATACCGCATCTACCCCGGCGAGTCGCCCATGCCCTACGCCACGGTGACGTTGCAGCAGGGCGCCGATTACACGGGGACGGTGGACACCTTCCTGGATAGCTGGTTCCCGGACGCGAACTACGCGGCCAACCAGCGCCTGCGCGTGCGGCATGAGGGCCCGGAGACCATCCGCAATGCGCTGCTGCGTTTTGATCTGGCCGGCCGGGTCCCCCAGGATGCCTGGCTGCGCGGCGCTGTGCTCAGCCTGTACGCCGATACCGGGCCGAAGACGAACGCCCAGGTGCCCGTCGATGTGCATGCGATGTCCCGCTCCTGGGATGTGGGGGAGGCGACCTGGAATCGGCCCCAGGTGGGGGAGACCTGGACGAGCCCGGGCGCCAACGGGATGCCGGGGGACATCGCGTCCCAGCCCGCCGACACGCGATTCGTCCAGTCCACCGCCAGCGGCGCGATCGACCGGTGGTATGGCTGGGATGTGACGGACCTGGTGAAGACGTGGCTGACCACGCCGGAGGCGAATTACGGCGTGGTGGTGCGGTCCTCCCCTCCCAAGGATGAATACGACGAGAAGGAGGAGTTCGCCTTCGTATCTGCGGATGGCTACTGGGTCAATCGTCCCAAGCTGACGATCGTGTACGCGCTGGCGACGCCCACGCCGACGCCATCGCCCACGCCGACCCCGACCCCAACGCCCACTCCGACGCCCCCCGCGAGCGAGGTGCGAGGGTATGCCTTCGAGGACCTCAACCAGGATGGGGTCCGCCAGGGGGAGGAGCCGGGGATCGCCGGGGTGGAGATCACGTTGAAGCAGGGGCAGGCGGTCGTGGATAGCCAGGTCACCGGTCAGGATGGGCTGTTCGCCTTCACCGGCGTGACGCCGGGGACGTATACGCTGGTGGCGGGCACGCCGGAGGGCTTCCGGCCGGCGGGGGATACGAGCATTGGCATCAGCCTGGTGAGCGGCCAGGTGTTGCAGTGGGACTTCGCGTACTATCGCCAGCGGCGCATATACTTGCCCGCGCTGTGGCGCTGGTGA
- a CDS encoding glycosyltransferase family 39 protein, translated as MFALPGKRHGWPRPLYGILFAALLLRLFGINFGLPLIYHVDEREVVEKAVGFVVTGDLNPRKFTHPSSTLMYLDGLLYAVVYLVGRAAGAWAGRADYLAAFQADPTLWYLIARLVTLVFGVGTIPLAYGVGRRVGGVRLGLITALFLAVSQLHNITSQHATSDVPATFFAVWGTWLALRMAQDGVGRNWLWAGACLGFGVATKYPVALVALPLIVALAIHTPPRPDVAGRWSDRLYRWRVPGAVVLGLLFGVALWAGPGRVAGWLGRFASDGRVDSIAGQAALYFYNLARLGILALAAGGMLAVLWSPARSRAGELIARLEALARERAFWGLIGVAVLTFFLSAPYVALDYRTAAWHIIREARSQHPGASSAGVLDNLWFYLRLPLNWGVGLPIQLLAGLGLALILARPRRDDGLALGFAGLYSLVILTAGLQWERWAVPLMPFEALLAGRGILLVAGRLSDRWGAQAASIGLALLVGGAAVWPAYQSLYYDWLRTQPDTRQQATEWALSQLPPGTHVAYEAYTIQVPPGRFVEERRFSLAEEPLAWYRDRGVEYLFISSYIWNRYVGRGTAPEREAFYRGLWEGKPIAQFVPGPRALGPEIRVYRLSGGGP; from the coding sequence ATGTTCGCCCTGCCGGGGAAGCGCCATGGCTGGCCCAGGCCGTTGTATGGCATCTTGTTCGCCGCGTTGCTCCTGCGGCTGTTCGGCATCAACTTCGGGTTGCCGCTCATCTATCACGTGGACGAGCGAGAGGTGGTGGAGAAGGCGGTGGGGTTCGTGGTCACCGGCGATCTGAACCCTCGTAAGTTCACCCATCCATCCTCTACGCTGATGTACCTGGATGGCCTCCTGTATGCCGTGGTCTACCTGGTCGGCCGGGCGGCCGGCGCCTGGGCAGGGCGGGCGGACTATCTGGCTGCGTTTCAGGCCGACCCCACGCTGTGGTACCTGATCGCCCGGTTGGTGACGCTGGTCTTTGGCGTGGGAACCATCCCCCTGGCGTATGGGGTCGGGCGCCGCGTGGGGGGCGTGCGGTTGGGCCTGATCACCGCTCTGTTCCTCGCCGTCAGTCAGCTCCACAACATCACCAGCCAGCATGCCACGTCGGATGTGCCGGCCACCTTCTTCGCTGTGTGGGGGACATGGCTGGCCCTGCGCATGGCCCAGGACGGGGTCGGCCGCAACTGGCTGTGGGCGGGGGCCTGCCTCGGCTTCGGCGTCGCCACCAAGTACCCGGTGGCACTGGTCGCCTTGCCGTTGATCGTGGCGCTGGCGATTCACACACCTCCCCGCCCGGACGTGGCTGGGCGGTGGAGCGACCGCCTGTATCGGTGGCGTGTGCCCGGGGCGGTGGTGTTAGGGCTTCTGTTCGGGGTGGCTTTGTGGGCGGGACCCGGCCGGGTGGCCGGCTGGCTGGGGCGTTTTGCCAGCGACGGGCGGGTGGACAGCATCGCCGGACAGGCCGCGCTGTACTTCTACAACCTGGCGCGGTTGGGGATTCTGGCTTTGGCCGCAGGGGGCATGCTGGCGGTTCTGTGGTCGCCCGCCCGGTCTCGGGCCGGGGAGCTGATCGCTCGGCTGGAGGCGCTGGCCCGGGAGCGTGCGTTCTGGGGACTCATCGGCGTCGCCGTGCTGACCTTCTTCCTCAGCGCGCCGTACGTGGCACTGGATTATCGCACCGCCGCGTGGCACATCATCCGTGAGGCTCGCAGCCAGCACCCCGGGGCGTCCAGCGCGGGCGTGCTGGATAACCTCTGGTTCTACCTGCGGCTGCCTCTGAACTGGGGTGTTGGGCTGCCGATCCAGCTGTTGGCCGGGCTGGGGCTGGCGTTGATCCTGGCGCGGCCCCGTCGGGACGACGGGCTGGCCCTGGGGTTCGCCGGGCTGTACAGCCTCGTCATCCTGACGGCCGGGCTGCAATGGGAGCGCTGGGCGGTGCCCTTAATGCCGTTCGAGGCGTTGCTGGCCGGCCGGGGGATCCTCTTGGTCGCCGGGCGACTGTCGGATCGCTGGGGGGCGCAGGCGGCCTCGATTGGGCTGGCCTTGCTGGTGGGGGGAGCCGCCGTGTGGCCCGCCTATCAGAGCCTTTATTACGACTGGCTGCGCACGCAGCCGGACACCCGACAGCAGGCGACGGAGTGGGCGCTGTCCCAGTTGCCTCCGGGGACGCACGTGGCCTATGAGGCGTACACGATCCAGGTGCCCCCCGGACGGTTCGTGGAGGAGCGTCGCTTCTCCCTGGCGGAGGAACCTCTGGCCTGGTATCGGGATCGCGGGGTGGAGTACCTGTTCATCAGCAGCTATATCTGGAATCGATACGTGGGGCGGGGAACGGCGCCGGAACGCGAGGCGTTCTATCGGGGCCTGTGGGAGGGGAAGCCGATCGCGCAGTTCGTTCCGGGGCCGCGAGCGTTGGGGCCGGAGATCCGGGTCTATCGGCTGTCGGGGGGCGGACCGTGA
- a CDS encoding lipopolysaccharide biosynthesis protein: MALKRQVASGLFWVALSTVASRLVSFLTTLILAKLLVPADFGLVALALLAINSLQFFQELGFGAALIYRQEDVEEATHTAFFSIIAMSLILYGVAAVGAPAVAHFFATPRLTAVLRVLALIMVIGSFGQVPYVLLAKELDFRRRAAPDLIAGFGGSVLSIALALSGFGVWSLVYGQLLESGLRAASVWWVCPWRPRFRFRWDLARDLFGYGKHIISARVLIFFITNIDDAFVGKLNGDAALGFYGLAYKISNLPATQITRLINQVMFPAFSRMRGQLAEVRRTYFTAVRTVAWLSAPIAVATVVFAPDFVRSLYGDTWAPAILPMQLLAIYGFIRSIAANMGNIFRAGGRPQWLAYIAAWRLLTMAALLYPITRRFGIVGVSALSAGVAVVDFFISAWLVNRILDAPVFEYMRIIGPTLACAMLAAGAGRVVQTFSHTRPLIGLLIAGLVMGMAYLPLIWLVDGEARRQTGRLIRAVPWWPGRAVEEMK, translated from the coding sequence ATGGCACTTAAGCGGCAGGTTGCTTCTGGCCTCTTCTGGGTCGCGCTGTCGACCGTCGCCTCGCGTCTGGTTTCCTTCCTGACCACCCTGATCCTGGCCAAACTGTTGGTGCCGGCCGACTTCGGCCTGGTGGCCCTGGCCCTGCTGGCCATCAATTCGCTGCAGTTCTTCCAGGAGCTGGGCTTCGGCGCGGCGCTCATCTACCGCCAGGAGGACGTAGAGGAGGCGACGCACACCGCCTTCTTCTCCATCATCGCCATGAGCCTGATCCTATATGGGGTGGCGGCGGTGGGAGCGCCTGCCGTGGCGCACTTCTTCGCGACGCCTCGCCTGACGGCGGTGCTGCGCGTCCTGGCCCTGATCATGGTGATCGGCTCCTTCGGCCAGGTGCCCTACGTCCTGTTGGCCAAGGAGCTGGACTTCCGGCGCCGCGCGGCGCCGGATCTGATCGCCGGGTTCGGCGGCAGCGTGCTCTCGATCGCGTTGGCCCTGAGCGGGTTCGGCGTGTGGAGCCTGGTGTACGGTCAGCTCCTGGAGAGTGGCCTCCGGGCGGCGTCGGTCTGGTGGGTTTGCCCCTGGCGGCCGCGTTTCCGGTTCCGCTGGGACCTGGCCCGGGATCTCTTCGGCTATGGCAAGCACATCATCAGCGCCCGGGTGCTCATCTTCTTCATCACCAACATCGACGACGCGTTCGTGGGGAAGCTGAACGGGGATGCCGCCCTGGGCTTCTACGGCCTGGCCTATAAGATCTCCAACCTTCCCGCCACGCAGATCACCCGGCTCATCAATCAGGTGATGTTCCCGGCCTTCTCCCGGATGCGTGGCCAGCTGGCCGAGGTGCGGCGCACCTATTTCACCGCCGTGCGCACCGTCGCCTGGCTTTCGGCCCCCATCGCGGTGGCTACCGTGGTCTTCGCCCCGGACTTCGTCCGATCCCTCTACGGCGATACCTGGGCTCCCGCCATCCTGCCGATGCAGTTGCTGGCCATCTACGGGTTCATCCGCTCCATCGCCGCCAACATGGGCAACATCTTCCGGGCGGGAGGGCGGCCGCAGTGGCTGGCGTACATCGCTGCCTGGCGCCTGCTGACGATGGCCGCGCTGTTGTATCCGATCACCCGACGGTTCGGCATTGTGGGGGTGAGCGCGCTCTCCGCGGGGGTCGCCGTGGTCGATTTCTTCATCAGCGCCTGGCTGGTGAACCGCATCCTGGATGCGCCCGTCTTCGAGTATATGCGCATCATCGGGCCCACGCTGGCATGTGCGATGCTGGCCGCGGGCGCGGGGCGGGTTGTGCAGACGTTCTCCCACACGCGGCCGTTGATCGGGCTGCTCATCGCGGGCCTGGTGATGGGGATGGCGTACCTGCCGCTGATCTGGCTGGTGGATGGCGAGGCGCGTCGCCAGACGGGCAGGTTGATCCGGGCGGTGCCGTGGTGGCCCGGCCGCGCGGTCGAGGAGATGAAGTGA
- a CDS encoding acyltransferase, with amino-acid sequence MWRGNVVRERWVEFWLARAGLDWRGRLAARLAAWPLSPYKERRVLARMNARGYVSPRAEIVCTDLALGSHCFIDDRVVIYQHPGGGGVRLGDRVHLYRDTIIETGEGGSVAFGDGTHVQPGCHFTAFVGAIRLGAGVQVAPRCAFYPYEHGLAADRPIQQQPLYSRGDIIIEDGAWLGVGVIVLDGVTIGAGAVVGAGAVVTRDVPPGAIVAGVPARVIGDRETWRPPDLR; translated from the coding sequence ATGTGGAGAGGAAACGTGGTTCGTGAGCGCTGGGTCGAGTTCTGGCTGGCGCGGGCGGGGCTGGACTGGCGCGGCCGCCTGGCGGCGCGGCTGGCGGCCTGGCCGCTGTCGCCGTACAAGGAGCGGCGCGTCCTGGCCCGCATGAATGCTCGCGGGTACGTCTCCCCCCGTGCTGAGATCGTTTGTACGGACCTGGCGCTGGGGTCTCACTGCTTCATCGATGACCGGGTCGTGATCTATCAGCATCCTGGCGGGGGCGGGGTGCGGCTGGGCGATCGGGTGCATCTCTATCGGGACACCATCATCGAGACCGGTGAGGGAGGGTCCGTGGCCTTCGGGGATGGCACACACGTGCAGCCCGGGTGCCACTTCACCGCGTTCGTGGGCGCGATCCGGCTGGGGGCGGGCGTGCAGGTGGCGCCCCGATGCGCCTTCTATCCATACGAACATGGCTTGGCGGCCGATCGGCCGATCCAGCAGCAGCCACTGTACTCCCGCGGCGATATCATCATTGAGGATGGCGCCTGGTTGGGGGTGGGGGTGATCGTCCTGGATGGGGTGACCATCGGAGCGGGGGCTGTGGTAGGTGCGGGCGCCGTGGTGACCCGGGATGTGCCGCCGGGGGCCATCGTCGCCGGCGTGCCCGCTCGCGTCATCGGCGATCGGGAGACGTGGCGGCCACCGGACCTGAGATGA